From the genome of Candidatus Nanopelagicales bacterium:
CGGAAATCGTCATGCCGAGCGCGAGGCGCGGGTGCTGGACGGGGAAGGACCCAGCGTAGATCGTGTTCCAGCCGATGCCGAGGGCGTAGATCTTCCCCTGCACGGCTTCTGCGGCGTCGGCCAGGAAGGCGTCGATCCGCATCGTGGTCATACCAGCGCTTCCCGAATCCAGATTCATGGTCCTAACGTATTCGGTGGCGGACCCGAGCGGCCGACAGGTCGGATGACTAGGCACGTAGGGGAAAGCGCCGCGCACGATCGCAGGCGCCGAGGAGGGGGAACGTGGACTTCATCGTTGAGCCGTTTCATCGTCGCTTCGATAGAAGGGCGTTTGATTCGGGACAACCTGCCCTGGATGAGTGGCTTCGTAGTCAAGCGGGGCAGCAAGACTGTCGGCACAACGCCCGCACGTTCCTGGCAGTCCTGGACAATCGCGTGATCGGCTACTACTCGACATTGACGTACCGACTCGATCTCGACGAAGTCGCCGCCGCCGTCGGTGCCGGAGCGCGTCAGTATCCGATACCGGCAGTCCTGCTCGCCAGGTTGGCCGTCGATCGGGAGTTCCAAGGTCATGGCGTGGGCAGCCGATTGCTGTTGGACGGACTGGCCAGGCTGGCATCCGTGTCAAGAGACATCGGCTTCGAGGTCGTGGTGGTCGATGCGCTCGATCAGGATGCGTCAGTGTTCTATCGCAGGTTCGGATTCCGAGCCTTCCAGCGCAAGCCGCTCAAGCTCTTCCTAGCGACGAAGGACCTGCGACGAACTTTTGGCCTAGCCTAGACAGGTACATACCAGGGACGTACAGTCGTGTGGGGAGTGATCGATGTGTCCAGTGAAGATCAAGCGGCGGATGCCGCCAAGTTGCGAAGCAAGCGCGTCAACATGCGACTTACGCCTGAGGCCTTCGAGACCATTAGGGATGCCGCGAGTGTCCAGCAGCAAGACCTGACTTCCTTCGTCCTGGGAGCATCGCTGGAACGTGCCCGCGGAATCCTCGCCGAAGACCGCATCCTTAGGCTGACCCCGCACGAGGTCCAGCAACTCGAGCAAGCCCTCGACCGGGAGCCCGAGGTGATCCCTCAACTCCAGGCCATGCTGCGACGGTTGGGCGAAACGTCGGACCGAGAACGCAACCAACCCGTCTCGTAGTCGGTTCGGCAGGGCCGGATCCCGGCCTCCCGCCGACCTAGGCCTCGTAACGGGCCCGGTTGGCCTCGACGAACTTCTTCGCCGCCGACATGATCATGTCCTGAACCTTCTCGGCTGCCTTCTTCTTCACGAAGCCAGGAGCCGGGGCGCTGTTGTCGGTGCGCAGGAAGATCTCGAACGTGCTCGTTCCGTCGCCGTTGTCGATGGCCGAGTACGTGCCCTCCTGGACTTTCTGCAGCTTGCTCGGATTTGGAAGCTTGTAGTGCATGACGTTTGGCTCGTACCAGTAGTGCATCTCGTAGGTCTCCTTGACCATCCCGAGAATCGAACTGGATAGCATCCCGCGCATAACGCGCCCCTCGTCATCGGACTCCAGCAGCTCGAACTTCTCCAGCATCGGAACCCATTCGGCCTCCGCTGCCACGTCCTGGCAGAACCTGCCGAGCACGTGTACGGGTACTTCGCAACTGATGCTGCATTCAACTGTTTGTTCACCCATGCGGGAAACGCTAGTGGCGCCAGCGGCTCCATGCAGGTCGAGTCGTGAGCGCGTGGCCGCTGCTACCTTCGGCGTCCGGGCTTCAGGCCCCGGCTGCTGCTCGCCAGTCGCCGCGGCGTGATCTTGTCGCGCAGCTGGCCAAATGGATCTTGTTACGAAATTGGCCAAACGTGTCCGCTTCGCGTCTCGCAAGTGGCCGGAATCGTCACAAGATCACGACCAGGCCCCTCGCGGCCCGGAATCTCCCGGCGACGCGATGCGTGGCTTGACGCGCGCGTCCGCCAAGATGGTCCCGTGGCGGACATCATCTCGGACCTGCGGTGGCGAGGGCTCATCGCGGACTCAACCGACATTGACCGCCTGCGCGCGGAGCTGGGCTCGGGGTCAATGTGTTTCTACTGCGGGTTCGACCCGACTGCGCCGAGCCTGCACCTGGGAAACCTGCTGCAGATTCTCATCATGCGGCGCCTGCAGCTCGCCGGTCACCGCCCGCTGGCATTGGTCGGCGGTGCCACGGGGCTGATCGGCGACCCAAAGGACACAGGCGAGCGATCGCTCAACGAGCGTGACGTCGTAGCGGGGTGGGCGGAGCGCGTGGACGCTCAGCTGCGCCAGTTCCTGGATTTCGACGGCCCGTCCGCCGCTCGGACGGTCAACAACTACGAATGGACGTCGAGCTTGGGCGCGGTTGAGTTCCTGCGCGAGATCGGCAAGCACTTCAGCGTGAACCGGATGCTGGACCGCGAGGCCGTGGCGGCCAGATTGGTCGGTCCAGGGATCTCATTCGCCGAGTTCAGCTACCAGTTGCTGCAGGCCAATGACTTCCTTGAGCTGTCCCGCTCCTACGGTTGCCGGCTCCAGACAGGGGGCTCGGACCAGTGGGGGAATCTGACCGCGGGCGTGGACCTTGTGCGTCGCGTGACCGGCGAACACGTGCACGCGATGACTTCGCCGCTGATGGTCAAGGCCGACGGGACGAAGTTCGGCAAGACCGAGTCCGGGACCGTGTGGCTGTCGGCTGACCTAACTTCCCCTTACGCGTTCTACCAGTTCTGGGTGAACGCCGATGACGACGACGCTGTCGCCTGGCTCAAGGCCTTCTCGCTGCGTCCTCGGCAGGAGATTGAGAATCTGGCTGCGGAGGTCGCCGAGCGTCCACAGCGGCGAGAAGCTCAGCGAGCTCTGGCTGAGGAGCTCACGACACTCGTGCACGGCGAGGATGCGAAGCGGGCTGTGGTGGCCGCCTCGCAGGCCCTGTTCGGCCGAGGTGATCTGACCGAGCTGAGCCCAGAGGTTCTCGACGCTGCTTTGACCGAGGCCCCTCACGTGCGCCTCGCGGCTGGGGATGCGGGCGAGTCGGGCCTTAGGTTCGTGGATGCGATGGCGCGGTCCGGGCTCGTGCCCGGCATCTCGGCGGCTAAGCGCGCGGTCGCGGAGGGGGGCGCCTACTTGAACAACGTTCGCGTCACCGATGGGGAGCGGATCATGAGCGCCGAAGACCTAGTGCACGGCAGGTGGCTGGTCGTGCGGCGGGGCCGTCGATCGTTCGCCGGCGTCGACGGGTCAGAAGCGTTGCGGAACAGGCCCGCTGACGTCGACTGACCGAAGCGGGTACGACGCGCGCTTGTCCAATCCGCTGGAGTGGCCGTGTCCGATTTGACCCAGTGCGCCTGGTTCCGTAGGCTTCGCGATTGTGCCCTGGAGGCCGCGAGGTCGGCCAGGGTGACATCCACCGGTCGGGATCTGATCCCGGCCTCTGAATCGGACAGCCAAGGGTTGACCCGGAGCGGAAGTGGATGTAAGGTAGGACAGTTGCCCCAAAAGACGGCCGGAAGGCTGGATTTCGGTGCGCGTCCGCTCCTTGAGAACTCAACAGCGTGCCGAAAGTCAATGCCAAAACAAACCCCGTCCGTGGGGGCCTTCCGAGGTTGCCACGGCGGATTCCTTTGGTATAGCGGTAGTGCACAGGCATTACCGCCGATGCCAGATCATCTACCTCCGGGTAGTTCAATGGCCCCTAGGGGCGATAGAGCATTCACGGAGAGTTTGATCCTGGCTCAGGACGAACGCTGGCGGCGTGCTTAACACATGCAAGTCGAACGGAGACCCCTTCTTCGGAAGGGCGATCAGTGGCGAACGGGTGAGTAACACGTGGGCAACCTGCCCCTCGCACTGGGATAACCTCGGGAAACCGGGGCTAATACCGGATATGACCAACACGGGCATCCGTGATGGTGGAAAGGATTCTGGCGAGGGATGGGCCCGCGGCCTATCAGCTAGTTGGTGGGGTAAAGGCCTACCAAGGCGATTACGGGTAGCCGGCCTGAGAGGGCGACCGGCCACACTGGGACTGAGACACGGCCCAGACTCCTACGGGAGGCAGCAGTGGGGAATATTGCGCAATGGGCGAAAGCCTGACGCAGCAACGCCGCGTGAGGGATGACGTACGTCGAGATGTAAACCTCTTTCAGCGGGGACGAAGCGAAAGTGACGGTACCCGCAGAAGAAGCACCGGCTAACTACGTGCCAGCAGCCGCGGTAATACGTAGGGTGCAAGCGTTGTCCGGAATTATTGGGCGTAAAGGGCTCGTAGGCGGTCTGTCGCGTCGGAT
Proteins encoded in this window:
- the tyrS gene encoding tyrosine--tRNA ligase; translated protein: MADIISDLRWRGLIADSTDIDRLRAELGSGSMCFYCGFDPTAPSLHLGNLLQILIMRRLQLAGHRPLALVGGATGLIGDPKDTGERSLNERDVVAGWAERVDAQLRQFLDFDGPSAARTVNNYEWTSSLGAVEFLREIGKHFSVNRMLDREAVAARLVGPGISFAEFSYQLLQANDFLELSRSYGCRLQTGGSDQWGNLTAGVDLVRRVTGEHVHAMTSPLMVKADGTKFGKTESGTVWLSADLTSPYAFYQFWVNADDDDAVAWLKAFSLRPRQEIENLAAEVAERPQRREAQRALAEELTTLVHGEDAKRAVVAASQALFGRGDLTELSPEVLDAALTEAPHVRLAAGDAGESGLRFVDAMARSGLVPGISAAKRAVAEGGAYLNNVRVTDGERIMSAEDLVHGRWLVVRRGRRSFAGVDGSEALRNRPADVD
- a CDS encoding DUF1778 domain-containing protein, giving the protein MSSEDQAADAAKLRSKRVNMRLTPEAFETIRDAASVQQQDLTSFVLGASLERARGILAEDRILRLTPHEVQQLEQALDREPEVIPQLQAMLRRLGETSDRERNQPVS
- a CDS encoding GNAT family N-acetyltransferase — translated: MDFIVEPFHRRFDRRAFDSGQPALDEWLRSQAGQQDCRHNARTFLAVLDNRVIGYYSTLTYRLDLDEVAAAVGAGARQYPIPAVLLARLAVDREFQGHGVGSRLLLDGLARLASVSRDIGFEVVVVDALDQDASVFYRRFGFRAFQRKPLKLFLATKDLRRTFGLA